One Streptomyces sp. P9-A2 DNA window includes the following coding sequences:
- a CDS encoding cytochrome P450 codes for MTPPPASDVDLFADDVLVDPYPVYAELRELGPVVHLRENDVYALTRYDVIRDALADWESFSSTSIAFNPMANEAITGTSLASDPPVHTQLRATLTENLSPRALRGMKGQIEAKADALVAELVEKGSFEAIDALARAFPLEVVADLIGFEGHVRDNMLRWGQAAMQVLGPMNQRTAENFPIAGELYGWCSQVKAEDLAEGSVGRGIFDAEARGTIPPGTAGHIIHQYLGAGVDTTIAAIGNIVALFGSHPDQLALVRENPSLVPAAFNEVLRFWTPIHAWGRRATKDVDIDGTVIPAGAQIAILLGAGNHDPRHYENPDSFLVERNPVDHLSFGYGPHGCAGQGLARLEAHAVIEALSRRVERLVVGPEVRVPSNTTRSIEELPVLEVIPA; via the coding sequence ATGACTCCTCCCCCTGCCTCCGACGTCGACCTCTTCGCCGACGACGTCCTGGTCGACCCCTACCCCGTCTACGCCGAACTGCGAGAGCTGGGCCCCGTCGTCCACCTCCGTGAGAACGACGTCTACGCGCTGACGCGGTACGACGTCATCCGTGACGCGCTGGCGGACTGGGAGTCGTTCTCCTCGACCTCGATCGCCTTCAACCCGATGGCCAACGAGGCGATCACCGGTACCTCGCTCGCGTCCGACCCGCCGGTGCACACCCAGCTGCGCGCCACGCTCACCGAGAACCTCTCCCCGCGCGCGCTGCGTGGCATGAAGGGGCAGATCGAGGCGAAGGCGGACGCTCTCGTCGCCGAGCTCGTCGAGAAGGGTTCCTTCGAGGCGATCGACGCCCTCGCCCGGGCGTTCCCGCTGGAGGTCGTCGCGGACCTGATCGGCTTCGAGGGTCATGTGCGCGACAACATGCTGCGCTGGGGGCAGGCGGCCATGCAGGTCCTCGGCCCGATGAACCAGCGCACGGCCGAGAACTTCCCCATCGCCGGTGAGCTCTACGGATGGTGCTCCCAGGTCAAGGCCGAGGACCTGGCCGAGGGGTCCGTGGGCCGCGGCATCTTCGACGCCGAGGCACGGGGCACCATCCCGCCGGGCACGGCCGGCCACATCATCCACCAGTACCTCGGCGCCGGCGTCGACACCACCATCGCGGCGATCGGCAACATCGTCGCCCTCTTCGGCTCGCACCCCGACCAGCTCGCCCTGGTCCGCGAGAACCCGTCGCTGGTGCCGGCGGCGTTCAACGAGGTACTGCGCTTCTGGACGCCCATCCACGCCTGGGGCCGACGCGCCACCAAGGACGTCGACATCGACGGGACCGTCATCCCGGCGGGCGCGCAGATCGCGATCCTGCTCGGCGCCGGGAACCACGACCCCCGGCACTACGAGAACCCGGACTCCTTCCTCGTCGAGCGCAATCCGGTCGACCACCTCTCGTTCGGCTACGGCCCGCACGGCTGCGCGGGCCAGGGACTCGCCCGCCTGGAGGCCCACGCCGTGATCGAGGCGCTCTCCCGGCGCGTCGAGCGCCTCGTCGTCGGACCCGAGGTCCGCGTTCCCAGCAACACCACCCGGAGCATCGAAGAGCTCCCCGTCCTGGAGGTGATCCCCGCATGA
- a CDS encoding FAD-dependent oxidoreductase, with protein MQHSELKNLKIAVVGAGYGGAAAAKALSLLGAEVDVYEQASQTREVGAGIGLRPATMNRFRQWGIFEAIAGVTSPSEYFEILTATGEPIMKEAWPADGEQTHTHLIHRGDFIEALLGVLPEGMVHLGHKLESIQDHGERSVLTFANGTTAEADLVVGADGIKSVVRRELFSDKGPVFSGEHAYRAVISLDDAHGMVTDDNLRMYIGKGTKVYLLPLRHRGQVSFDITALCPDSAWNPEVTKDDILATVEGFDERLVAIARGLDMSTVNIRAVYDIDPVDTWHSDSVVLLGDAAHSMLHHQGQGANSAIEDAGALADALRDAPSLKEALASYQATRKPETDKLQAISRQGWSEEEIDDVFPGQKPAATAPKE; from the coding sequence ATGCAGCACTCCGAGCTGAAGAACTTGAAGATCGCTGTTGTCGGTGCGGGGTACGGCGGTGCGGCGGCGGCCAAGGCGCTGAGCCTGCTGGGCGCCGAGGTCGACGTCTACGAGCAGGCGAGCCAGACCCGGGAGGTCGGCGCCGGTATCGGTCTGCGTCCCGCCACCATGAACCGGTTCCGCCAGTGGGGCATCTTCGAGGCGATCGCGGGGGTGACCTCGCCCAGCGAGTACTTCGAGATCCTCACCGCCACCGGTGAGCCGATCATGAAGGAGGCGTGGCCGGCCGACGGCGAGCAGACCCACACCCACCTGATCCACCGCGGCGACTTCATCGAGGCGCTGCTGGGCGTGCTGCCCGAGGGCATGGTGCACCTGGGCCACAAGCTGGAGAGCATCCAGGACCACGGCGAGCGCTCCGTGCTCACCTTCGCCAACGGCACGACCGCCGAGGCCGACCTGGTCGTCGGCGCCGACGGCATCAAGTCGGTGGTGCGCAGGGAACTGTTCAGCGACAAGGGCCCGGTCTTCTCCGGCGAGCACGCCTACCGCGCGGTCATCTCCCTCGACGACGCCCACGGCATGGTCACCGACGACAACCTGCGGATGTACATCGGCAAGGGCACGAAGGTCTACCTGCTGCCGCTGCGCCACCGGGGTCAGGTCTCCTTCGACATCACCGCGCTGTGCCCGGACAGTGCCTGGAACCCCGAGGTCACCAAGGACGACATCCTGGCCACGGTGGAGGGCTTCGACGAGCGCCTGGTCGCCATCGCGCGCGGCCTGGACATGTCCACGGTCAACATCCGCGCGGTCTACGACATCGACCCGGTCGACACCTGGCACTCCGACTCCGTGGTGCTGCTGGGTGACGCCGCCCACTCGATGCTGCACCACCAGGGCCAGGGCGCCAACTCCGCGATCGAGGACGCCGGCGCGCTGGCCGACGCGCTGCGCGATGCGCCCTCGCTGAAGGAGGCGCTGGCCTCCTACCAGGCCACCCGCAAGCCGGAGACCGACAAGTTGCAGGCCATCTCCCGCCAGGGCTGGTCCGAGGAAGAGATCGACGACGTCTTCCCCGGCCAGAAGCCCGCCGCCACCGCCCCCAAGGAGTGA
- a CDS encoding ABC transporter ATP-binding protein, which translates to MAEIRDLRVEIDGRAIVDGVSLRVLPGKVTALVGASGSGKTTTGLALLGEYPAGAHVTGDVRVRADGLVGHVPQHPAAVLNPARRVSALLTDIARVQVSHLPRGQRRAEARARVLHALAEAQLPNAEALLRRHPHQLSGGQQQRVVLAQALLLGARVIVADEPTTGQDALTKSRVVEHLATVAGRGIAVVLIGHDLDVVRSLADDVVVMRAGRVVESGPAQRLRLTPRHPWTRELFGEQKELPSPGRPAPDGPAGAGQPVLRVRGLTARHRDGAHGTTVVLRAPGLDLYPGECLAVVGRSGSGKTTLARCLAGLHRDHDGDVLLDGTPLPDSVRDRSRAQLAAVQYVFQDAHAAFDEHRPVLHQVARTAVRLRRADADTATREALSTLARLGLTKDLVRRHPGRLSGGELQRAALARALLARPRVLVCDEITSGLDTITRRDILGLLTALVRDRDDLSLVLITHDLDTAAMAHRIAVLDAGEVVEQGPAQRILTSPSHPFTVSLVRRRN; encoded by the coding sequence GTGGCCGAGATCCGCGACCTGCGCGTCGAGATCGACGGCCGGGCGATCGTCGACGGAGTGAGCCTGCGGGTGCTGCCCGGCAAGGTCACGGCGCTGGTCGGCGCTTCCGGCAGCGGCAAGACCACCACCGGCCTCGCCCTGCTCGGTGAGTACCCGGCCGGCGCCCATGTCACCGGCGACGTACGCGTGAGGGCCGACGGCCTCGTCGGTCACGTCCCCCAGCACCCGGCCGCCGTCCTCAACCCCGCCCGCCGTGTCTCCGCGCTGTTGACCGACATCGCGCGCGTCCAGGTGAGCCACCTTCCGCGCGGGCAGCGCCGGGCGGAGGCCCGCGCACGCGTCCTGCACGCCCTCGCGGAGGCCCAACTACCGAACGCCGAAGCCCTGTTGCGACGCCACCCGCACCAGCTCTCCGGTGGTCAGCAGCAACGCGTCGTCCTCGCCCAGGCGCTGCTGCTCGGCGCGCGCGTCATCGTCGCCGACGAGCCCACCACCGGTCAGGACGCCCTGACCAAGAGCCGCGTCGTCGAGCACCTCGCGACCGTCGCCGGCCGCGGCATCGCCGTCGTGCTGATCGGCCACGACCTGGACGTCGTCCGGTCACTCGCCGACGACGTGGTGGTCATGCGGGCGGGCCGGGTCGTCGAGTCGGGCCCGGCCCAGCGCCTCCGGCTCACGCCCCGGCATCCTTGGACTCGCGAACTGTTCGGCGAGCAGAAGGAGTTGCCCTCACCGGGCCGCCCGGCACCGGACGGTCCGGCCGGTGCCGGTCAGCCCGTCCTACGGGTACGCGGCCTCACCGCCCGCCACCGCGACGGCGCACACGGCACGACCGTGGTGCTGCGTGCCCCCGGGCTCGACCTGTATCCGGGCGAGTGCCTCGCCGTCGTCGGCCGCTCCGGCAGCGGCAAGACCACCCTCGCCCGATGCCTCGCCGGCCTCCACCGCGACCACGACGGCGACGTCCTCCTGGACGGCACCCCGTTGCCGGACAGCGTGCGTGACCGCAGCCGCGCACAGCTCGCGGCCGTGCAGTACGTCTTCCAGGACGCGCACGCCGCTTTCGACGAACACCGCCCCGTCCTGCACCAGGTCGCCCGCACCGCGGTCCGCCTGCGCCGTGCCGACGCGGACACGGCGACGCGGGAGGCCCTGAGCACCCTGGCCCGCCTCGGACTCACAAAGGACCTGGTGCGACGGCACCCCGGCCGGCTCTCCGGCGGCGAACTACAGCGCGCCGCACTCGCCCGTGCCCTGCTCGCCCGACCCCGCGTCCTCGTCTGCGACGAGATCACCTCCGGCCTCGACACGATCACCCGCCGAGACATCCTCGGCCTCCTCACCGCGCTGGTCCGCGACCGCGACGACCTGTCCCTGGTCCTGATCACCCACGACCTGGACACGGCCGCCATGGCCCACCGCATCGCCGTCCTGGACGCCGGCGAAGTCGTCGAACAGGGACCGGCCCAACGGATCCTGACCTCCCCGAGCCACCCGTTCACCGTCTCCCTCGTGCGGCGGAGGAACTGA
- a CDS encoding ABC transporter permease subunit, with the protein MRTWRPGRFALGLTILAVPLVLALLGPVLAGDPGPRAASFTLGGGHWLGTDFVGRDVWRQVLHGGRPVVLTALAATALAYLVALPVGLAGALTHHRLLEELLMRPLDVLLAVPSLLLILLTATVYTPGPAGLALLVAVANVPDAARLVRAAAAEAAARPAVEALRMQGETWWRMGVGYVGRSMLRTLAADAGTRLTGVLYLVATAAFLGVGVAPDAADWAVMVDRNRTGLFVQPWAVLVPALLIVALTTGTNLLFDAALDKGGRRGAAVPSTRTDAPGATVRSRTEKGARP; encoded by the coding sequence GTGAGGACATGGCGCCCGGGCCGCTTCGCACTCGGCCTCACGATCCTGGCCGTCCCTCTGGTCCTCGCCCTGCTCGGCCCCGTTCTCGCGGGCGATCCGGGTCCCCGGGCCGCTTCCTTCACCCTGGGCGGCGGACACTGGCTCGGTACCGACTTCGTCGGGCGCGACGTCTGGCGGCAGGTGCTGCACGGCGGCCGGCCGGTCGTGCTGACCGCTCTCGCCGCGACCGCCCTGGCCTACCTCGTGGCCCTGCCCGTCGGCCTGGCCGGCGCGCTCACCCACCACCGCCTGCTGGAGGAGCTGCTGATGCGGCCCCTGGACGTGCTGCTCGCCGTCCCGTCGCTGCTGCTGATCCTGCTGACCGCCACCGTGTACACCCCCGGCCCCGCCGGTCTCGCCCTGCTGGTCGCCGTGGCCAACGTGCCCGACGCGGCCCGTCTCGTGCGGGCCGCCGCCGCGGAGGCCGCCGCCCGGCCCGCGGTCGAGGCCCTGCGCATGCAGGGCGAGACCTGGTGGCGCATGGGCGTCGGTTACGTCGGCCGTTCCATGCTGCGCACCCTGGCCGCCGATGCCGGAACCCGGCTGACCGGTGTGCTCTACCTGGTCGCCACGGCCGCGTTCCTCGGCGTCGGCGTGGCGCCCGACGCCGCCGACTGGGCGGTCATGGTCGACCGCAACCGCACCGGCCTGTTCGTCCAGCCATGGGCCGTGCTCGTCCCCGCCCTGCTGATCGTCGCCCTGACGACGGGGACGAATCTCCTCTTCGACGCCGCGCTGGACAAGGGCGGGAGACGGGGCGCCGCGGTCCCCTCGACCAGGACCGACGCTCCGGGCGCAACCGTCCGGAGCCGGACAGAGAAGGGCGCACGCCCGTGA
- a CDS encoding ABC transporter permease, whose translation MSGLRSFVARRLLLGLLQTAAVVLLVFALTEALPGDAAVALAGDQPDPARVEAIREAMRLDRPAWERLTDWAAGLPHGDFGTSLVSGRPVGRYIADGFGPTLLLAALTVVLLVPAGFGLGMLAARHEGRFVDRVISSATLAVYAVPEFALGVLLVTVLSLRLGWLPPTAVGYGTDLLAHPAALVLPVLVLLSRPVCSLARMVRAGMIDALASPYVAQARRYGVSGARVRYTHALPNALAPAAQQIARTVDWLLCGVVVVEALYVIPGLGTVLLGAVAERDVPVVQGLTVVFGVLTVVLNLGADLVAHRLAPRAGVAA comes from the coding sequence GTGAGCGGACTGCGCTCCTTCGTCGCCCGGCGGCTGCTCCTCGGTCTCCTGCAGACCGCGGCCGTGGTGCTGCTGGTCTTCGCACTCACCGAGGCGCTGCCGGGCGACGCCGCGGTCGCCCTGGCCGGGGACCAGCCCGACCCGGCCCGCGTCGAGGCCATCCGCGAGGCCATGCGGCTGGACCGGCCCGCGTGGGAGCGGCTGACCGACTGGGCGGCGGGTCTGCCGCACGGCGACTTCGGCACCTCCCTCGTTTCCGGCCGCCCGGTCGGCCGGTACATCGCCGACGGCTTCGGCCCCACCCTGCTGCTGGCCGCGCTGACCGTGGTCCTGCTGGTACCGGCCGGTTTCGGGCTCGGGATGCTGGCCGCCCGCCACGAAGGACGGTTCGTCGACCGGGTGATCAGCTCCGCGACGCTCGCCGTGTACGCCGTCCCGGAGTTCGCCCTCGGGGTCCTGCTGGTGACCGTCCTCTCCCTGCGACTGGGCTGGCTGCCGCCGACCGCCGTCGGCTACGGCACCGACCTGCTCGCCCATCCGGCCGCGCTCGTCCTGCCCGTCCTGGTCCTGCTGTCCCGGCCCGTGTGCTCGCTGGCGCGGATGGTGCGCGCCGGCATGATCGACGCGCTCGCCTCCCCGTACGTGGCGCAGGCCCGCCGCTACGGCGTGTCCGGCGCCCGCGTCCGGTACACGCACGCGCTGCCCAACGCGCTGGCCCCCGCCGCCCAGCAAATCGCCCGCACAGTCGACTGGCTGCTGTGCGGTGTCGTCGTCGTGGAGGCCCTGTACGTGATTCCCGGACTCGGCACCGTTCTGCTGGGCGCCGTCGCCGAACGCGACGTACCCGTGGTCCAGGGCCTGACGGTGGTGTTCGGCGTCCTGACCGTCGTACTGAACCTGGGCGCCGACCTGGTCGCCCACCGGCTCGCACCCCGAGCGGGGGTGGCCGCGTGA
- a CDS encoding ABC transporter substrate-binding protein, translating to MRDTSPRPLPSPHRSPGLRRRGFLAATGAASLGALTLAGCGGTGTGSGDDAGKGGGSPKRGGRLRAAFAGGGAGETLDPHLANLFVDVARAKALFDKLADHGADLSAQPRLAERWESNRTLDRWQVTLRRATFHDGRPVTAEDVLYSYRRIADPKRAFRAKASLEPIDLDASRATGERAVEFVLKRPTAEFPNILAAFGAYIVPGNATGFDRKPIGSGPFRFVSFTPGRSAVFGRYDDYWEGAPHLDEIEFVVANEESARVNALLGGQIEYAHELNPATARAHEGKGQVEIVRLRGSTMQAFCMKTDRPPFDDERVRQAFFLIADREELVDGALSGAGEVGNDLFGKGYEYYADGLPQRGQDLERARALLKRAGAEKLKVALDTSAVAAGFTEAASIFRDQARKAGVTVEVRMGSKDSYWSDVLDRGTLCCYRSGAMPIEAHISQRLLTDSSTNATKWRHKDFDALYRQAQSTRDRAERAAVHERMQRRLYGEGGFLVWGFADWIIATARTVRGVDTKAPANTLDWARFDRVWLT from the coding sequence ATGCGTGACACATCCCCCCGTCCCCTCCCCTCGCCGCATCGCTCCCCGGGACTGCGCCGCCGCGGCTTCCTCGCCGCGACCGGCGCCGCCTCGCTCGGCGCACTCACCCTGGCCGGATGCGGCGGCACCGGCACCGGTTCCGGCGACGATGCGGGCAAGGGCGGTGGCTCACCGAAGCGGGGCGGGCGGCTGCGCGCCGCGTTCGCGGGCGGCGGCGCCGGAGAGACCCTCGACCCGCACCTGGCCAACCTGTTCGTCGACGTCGCCCGCGCCAAGGCCCTGTTCGACAAGCTCGCCGACCACGGTGCCGACCTGTCGGCCCAGCCCCGCCTGGCCGAGAGGTGGGAGTCCAACAGGACGCTCGACCGCTGGCAGGTCACCCTGCGCAGGGCGACCTTCCACGACGGCAGGCCGGTCACCGCCGAGGACGTGCTGTACAGCTACCGCCGCATCGCCGACCCGAAGCGGGCGTTCCGCGCCAAGGCGTCCCTGGAACCCATCGACCTCGACGCCAGCCGCGCCACCGGCGAACGCGCCGTCGAGTTCGTCCTCAAGCGGCCCACGGCCGAGTTCCCCAACATCCTGGCCGCGTTCGGCGCGTACATCGTGCCCGGGAACGCCACCGGGTTCGACAGGAAACCGATCGGTTCCGGTCCGTTCCGCTTCGTGTCGTTCACCCCGGGCCGTTCGGCGGTCTTCGGTCGCTACGACGACTACTGGGAGGGGGCCCCGCACCTCGACGAGATCGAGTTCGTCGTGGCCAACGAGGAGTCGGCCCGCGTCAACGCGCTGCTCGGCGGGCAGATCGAGTACGCCCACGAGCTCAACCCCGCCACCGCCCGTGCCCACGAGGGCAAGGGCCAAGTCGAGATCGTGCGGCTGCGGGGCAGCACCATGCAGGCGTTCTGCATGAAGACCGACCGGCCGCCCTTCGACGACGAGCGGGTGCGCCAGGCGTTCTTCCTCATCGCCGACCGCGAGGAGCTCGTCGACGGCGCCCTGTCCGGCGCGGGCGAGGTAGGCAACGACCTGTTCGGCAAGGGCTACGAGTACTACGCCGACGGCCTGCCGCAGCGTGGACAGGACCTCGAGCGGGCCCGCGCCCTGCTCAAGCGGGCCGGCGCCGAGAAGCTGAAGGTCGCCCTGGACACCTCGGCCGTCGCCGCCGGGTTCACCGAGGCCGCGAGCATCTTCCGCGACCAGGCGAGGAAGGCGGGCGTCACGGTCGAGGTGCGGATGGGCAGCAAGGACTCCTACTGGAGCGACGTCCTCGACCGCGGCACCCTGTGCTGCTACCGCTCCGGCGCCATGCCGATCGAGGCCCACATCTCCCAGCGGCTGCTCACCGACTCCTCCACCAACGCCACCAAGTGGCGGCACAAGGACTTCGACGCGCTCTACCGGCAGGCCCAGTCCACCCGCGACAGGGCAGAACGCGCCGCCGTGCACGAGCGCATGCAGCGCCGTCTGTACGGCGAGGGCGGCTTCCTGGTCTGGGGCTTCGCGGACTGGATCATCGCCACCGCGCGTACCGTCCGGGGCGTCGATACGAAGGCGCCCGCCAACACCCTCGACTGGGCCCGCTTCGACAGGGTGTGGCTCACGTGA
- a CDS encoding class I SAM-dependent methyltransferase produces MTPETGASAPNLLTDHPELYEARFPDPDRLAGRWTEDCLRRHGAGPRVLDVGCGTGRDAAHLHGAGRRVTGVDLSEAMLAHARTHHPGPGYVRADLHGFDLGQGVFDAVVCLDSTLLYCHTNDQLDGFLSSCRRALTPGALLVAEMRNGAYFLGRTDLLDTPGVDEFTWRGTVHRSTTTLMVNRTDQLLHRTRVWNADDGSEPVEQRSAWRLLFPQELRHFLAAHGFEVLELHDGPGPRTAPAWHEGRLPGRTTDADRLHVVARLNPIHLTGSA; encoded by the coding sequence ATGACCCCCGAAACGGGCGCGAGCGCGCCCAACCTGCTCACGGACCACCCCGAGCTGTACGAGGCCCGCTTCCCCGACCCCGACCGGCTGGCCGGGCGCTGGACGGAGGACTGCCTGCGGCGGCACGGGGCGGGCCCGCGGGTGCTGGACGTGGGCTGCGGCACCGGCCGCGACGCCGCCCACCTGCACGGCGCCGGCCGCCGGGTCACCGGCGTGGACCTCTCCGAGGCGATGCTCGCGCACGCCCGCACCCACCATCCGGGCCCCGGGTACGTCCGTGCCGACCTGCACGGATTCGACCTCGGGCAGGGAGTGTTCGACGCCGTGGTGTGCCTCGACAGCACCCTGCTGTACTGCCACACCAACGACCAGCTCGACGGGTTCCTGTCCTCCTGCCGCCGCGCCCTGACCCCGGGTGCGCTGCTGGTCGCGGAGATGCGCAACGGCGCGTACTTCCTCGGCCGTACCGACCTGCTCGACACGCCCGGAGTCGACGAGTTCACCTGGCGGGGCACCGTCCACCGGTCCACGACCACCCTCATGGTGAACCGTACGGACCAACTGCTGCACCGTACACGCGTCTGGAACGCGGACGACGGATCGGAGCCCGTCGAACAGCGTTCCGCGTGGCGGCTGCTGTTCCCCCAGGAACTGCGCCACTTCCTGGCCGCGCACGGCTTCGAGGTCCTGGAACTCCACGACGGGCCGGGCCCTCGCACGGCGCCGGCGTGGCACGAAGGCCGCCTCCCCGGCCGCACCACCGACGCCGACCGGCTGCACGTGGTGGCCCGCCTGAACCCGATCCACCTGACCGGATCCGCCTGA
- a CDS encoding MFS transporter: MKTWHEIRRFPLAVRLLLVNQFGVNTGFYLLVPYLATHLTENLGLSAVVVGVVLGVRNLSQQGLFLIGGSASDRLGARGVIIAGCALRTLGFALFALGDDLAVLLAASVLSGFAGALFNPAVRAYIAQEADERRAEAFALFNVFATTGALVGPLLGSALLLVDFRTSALTAAGIFAVLTVAQALVLPAREVAPSRGSVLADWREVLGNRAFLAFALAMVGMFTLENQLYLLLPDGARQATGWNGAAGLVFVVGTLAGLAFQLRITRALKRRGDRARWISVGLALMSLAFLPPVLVTGTGGGAPGGAADAALRALPVLAGALLLHVGVMVAQPFVMELIPGFGRPELTGTYFGIFYVVSGVAAAVGNTVVGRAMDTGRHGGAEWLPWACCALFGLVSALGVARLRRLGSLPAPPKSAAPATVRGAREVREVRKGTPT, from the coding sequence GTGAAGACCTGGCATGAGATACGCCGGTTCCCGCTCGCGGTCCGGCTCCTGCTGGTCAACCAGTTCGGTGTGAACACCGGTTTCTACCTCCTCGTCCCCTACCTCGCCACCCACCTCACCGAGAACCTCGGCCTGTCGGCCGTCGTCGTCGGCGTCGTCCTCGGCGTGCGCAACCTCAGCCAGCAGGGTCTGTTCCTCATCGGCGGCTCCGCCTCCGACCGGCTCGGCGCACGGGGCGTCATCATCGCCGGCTGTGCCCTGCGCACCCTCGGCTTCGCGCTGTTCGCGCTCGGCGACGACCTGGCCGTCCTGCTCGCCGCGTCCGTCCTCAGCGGGTTCGCGGGGGCCCTGTTCAACCCCGCCGTCCGCGCCTACATCGCCCAGGAGGCCGACGAGCGCAGGGCCGAGGCGTTCGCCCTGTTCAACGTGTTCGCCACCACGGGAGCTCTGGTGGGGCCGCTGCTGGGAAGCGCGCTGCTGCTCGTGGACTTCCGTACGTCGGCCCTGACCGCCGCCGGGATCTTCGCCGTCCTCACCGTGGCGCAGGCCCTGGTGCTGCCCGCCCGGGAGGTCGCCCCGAGCCGGGGCTCCGTCCTCGCGGACTGGCGCGAGGTGCTCGGCAACCGCGCCTTCCTCGCCTTCGCGCTCGCCATGGTCGGGATGTTCACCCTGGAGAACCAGCTGTACCTGCTGCTGCCCGACGGAGCGCGGCAGGCCACCGGCTGGAACGGTGCCGCCGGGCTCGTCTTCGTCGTCGGCACTCTCGCCGGTCTCGCGTTCCAGCTGCGCATCACCCGCGCCCTCAAGCGACGCGGGGACCGGGCCCGCTGGATCTCGGTGGGACTGGCCCTGATGTCGTTGGCCTTCCTGCCGCCCGTCCTGGTCACGGGCACGGGCGGCGGTGCTCCTGGCGGCGCGGCCGACGCGGCGCTGCGTGCCCTGCCCGTACTGGCCGGGGCCCTGCTGCTGCACGTCGGGGTGATGGTCGCCCAGCCGTTCGTGATGGAGCTGATCCCCGGCTTCGGCCGCCCCGAGCTCACCGGCACCTACTTCGGGATCTTCTACGTCGTCTCGGGGGTCGCCGCCGCGGTGGGCAACACCGTCGTCGGCCGGGCCATGGACACCGGGCGGCACGGCGGCGCCGAATGGCTCCCGTGGGCGTGCTGCGCGCTGTTCGGGCTCGTCTCCGCACTCGGTGTGGCCCGGCTGCGCCGGCTCGGGTCGCTGCCCGCGCCGCCGAAGTCCGCCGCCCCCGCGACGGTCCGGGGAGCGCGGGAAGTCCGGGAAGTCCGAAAAGGGACACCGACATGA
- a CDS encoding dipeptide epimerase, protein MKAGRRTVRLELTEPLRISRSTMSARDAVWLGIEHEGTTGHGEAVTSVHHRLDTETLGRLLAAAGRDLVRFPDPESALESLRTGGPPGESAPPAVTAAVEAALLDLVGRRAGSPVHRLLGSAHPPVAATARTIGITSPAHAAAQARSLMTNGFEVIKVKAGLPDPEEDVERVRVVRDAAPRARLLLDPNGAWTMRQATALLPRFAELGVEAVEQPLAPGDPEALGSLAERSPLPVIADEDAMDLEAVRRLAGRVHGVNVKLAECGGVHAALRITELLDGSGTELMLGCLTASSLGLAPAVHLAGRARWTDLDGHLLLAHDPWTGIGGEDGFVRASGLPGLGVEPREARREDRLRTGPEARRGNRLRTGREARREDLA, encoded by the coding sequence GTGAAGGCCGGCCGACGCACCGTGCGCCTCGAACTCACCGAGCCGCTGCGCATCTCCCGCTCGACGATGTCCGCCCGTGACGCCGTGTGGCTGGGCATCGAGCACGAGGGCACGACCGGCCACGGCGAGGCCGTCACCAGCGTCCACCACCGCCTCGACACCGAGACCCTCGGACGTCTCCTCGCCGCCGCGGGGAGGGACCTGGTCCGCTTCCCCGACCCGGAGAGCGCCCTGGAGTCGCTGCGGACGGGCGGGCCGCCCGGTGAGAGCGCTCCCCCGGCCGTGACCGCCGCCGTCGAGGCGGCCCTGCTCGACCTCGTCGGCAGGCGCGCGGGCAGTCCCGTCCACCGGCTCCTGGGCTCCGCGCACCCCCCGGTCGCGGCCACCGCCCGCACCATCGGCATCACCTCCCCCGCCCACGCGGCGGCGCAGGCCCGGTCCCTCATGACGAACGGCTTCGAAGTGATCAAGGTCAAGGCGGGGCTGCCCGACCCCGAGGAGGACGTGGAGCGCGTCCGCGTCGTCCGCGACGCGGCGCCCCGGGCCCGGCTGCTCCTCGACCCCAACGGCGCGTGGACCATGAGGCAGGCGACGGCACTGCTGCCCCGGTTCGCCGAACTCGGCGTCGAGGCCGTCGAACAGCCCCTCGCTCCGGGCGACCCCGAGGCACTGGGTTCCCTGGCCGAGCGCTCACCGCTGCCGGTCATCGCCGACGAGGACGCCATGGACCTGGAGGCCGTACGCCGTCTGGCCGGGCGCGTCCACGGCGTGAACGTCAAGCTCGCCGAGTGCGGCGGCGTGCACGCGGCCCTGCGCATCACCGAGTTGCTCGACGGCAGCGGCACGGAGCTGATGCTGGGCTGCCTGACCGCCAGCAGCCTGGGACTCGCGCCCGCCGTGCACCTCGCCGGCCGGGCCCGCTGGACCGACCTCGACGGACACCTGCTGCTCGCCCACGACCCGTGGACCGGCATCGGCGGCGAGGACGGCTTCGTACGGGCGAGTGGCCTGCCCGGACTGGGCGTCGAACCGCGAGAAGCGCGCCGGGAAGACAGGCTGCGGACAGGGCCAGAGGCGCGCCGTGGGAACAGGCTGCGGACAGGGCGGGAGGCGCGCCGTGAAGACCTGGCATGA